A section of the Amblyomma americanum isolate KBUSLIRL-KWMA chromosome 2, ASM5285725v1, whole genome shotgun sequence genome encodes:
- the LOC144120700 gene encoding neprilysin-1-like, translating to MRSELKVIVILWIFAVGTSQAPADARHTSKVANITHSKGTHTAKMTAASDTSNVCKTKACEDRAKYITASLNKNYNPCESFYDHVCQNWIFFNPIPDDKSSTSVLGGIDDELTEKLKFIFENGTYKTENQNATDKVLASYKNCINTSIPEKTQFYAFYDVLKRIGGEYWPVWPPPKTREVLPTWDQLYTRIHIEFAVNLLLVIGVDKDPKNVSDKIISIERPSAKSELYLFRKRSARQRKQRVSTRDLAYLTFMASCIKAFNPKLSFKKVKEVVLDILWFEANVTKILEDAENKSGSDINYFRMTIADLRNVSEHVDWLQMLQRLFDSVNITLTPQEPVVLSELYYFKTLVDYVVRNTSRHSSYNYMVWRIIRNFGSIALPNMRELSFKISQASRGVKRDIPLSTRCVYHISDVMDYPTGRLYIERFFGKEAKKDILQLVRELKEAFGKSIKQTRWMDKSTKKHALKKLDNMVTHVGYDDALLNDTYLNDMFKEVIDAEPGQPFILNYISFRRQWSRINLRALHEPYSRKDDWSSGPAVVNAYYYPRANGITFPAGILQPPVFEYGLPMYMNMGAIGAVIGHEVTHAFDNTGSQFDSIGNMMNWWTNSTKEKFVKKMTCFKEQYGNITDERLKVKLAGKRTQGENTADNGGIHQAYRAYRFWAKKHKNKLQSLPGLQNYTADQLFFISVALTWCTNPRPKRLKAQMDSDVHAPSRYRVNVPLSNMPEFSKAFNCPKDSPMYSKKKCVLW from the exons ATGAGAAGTGAACTAAAAGTCATTGTTATTTTATGGATCTTCGCCGTTGGAACATCGCAAGCGCCTGCCGATGCAAGACATACGTCCAAGG TGGCTAACATCACACATAGCAAGGGGACCCACACGGCTAAAATGACAGCTGCCTCCGACACCTCAAATGTTTGCAAAACGAAAGCTTGTGAAGATAGAG CAAAATACATTACGGCTTCGTTAAACAAGAACTATAACCCGTGCGAAAGCTTCTACGACCACGTCTGTCAAAACTGGATTTTCTTCAACCCCATTCCGGACGACAAGAGCTCGACCAGCGTGCTGGGAGGAATAGACGACGAGCTCACCGAAAAACTCAAGT TCATATTCGAGAATGGAACGTACAAGACTGAAAACCAAAATGCAACTGACAAGGTTCTCGCTTCCTACAAGAACTGCATAAACACAT CGATTCCGGAGAAGACACAGTTCTACGCATTTTACGACGTCCTCAAGCGCATCGGCGGCGAGTACTGGCCAGTTTGGCCTCCGCCGAAGACGCGAGAAGTCCTGCCCACCTGGGACCAGCTTTACACCAGGATTCACATCGAGTTCGCAGTCAACTTGCTTCTCGTCATAGGCGTAGACAAGGACCCCAAGAACGTCTCAGACAAAATTATCAGT ATAGAGCGGCCGTCAGCAAAATCAGAACTGTACCTGTTCAGAAAACGAAGCGCGAGACAGCGAAAGCAGAGGGTGAGCACGAGAGACCTGGCTTACCTCACATTCATGGCTTCCTGCATCAAGGCTTTTAATCCGAAGCTGTCCTTCAAGAAAGTGAAGGAAGTCGTCCTTGACATTCTCTGGTTTGAGGCCAACGTCACGAAG ATACTGGAGGATGCCGAGAACAAATCTGGAAGCGATATCAACTACTTTAGAATGACCATTGCAGACCTCAGAAATGTTTCCGAACAC GTAGACTGGCTACAGATGCTGCAGCGCCTCTTCGACAGCGTGAACATAACGCTGACACCGCAGGAGCCAGTGGTTCTGAGCGAGCTGTATTATTTCAAGACCCTGGTCGACTACGTCGTGAGGAACACTTCCAG ACATTCGTCCTACAACTACATGGTCTGGcgtatcatccgaaatttcgGCAGCATAGCGCTGCCAAACATGCGGGAGCTGTCGTTCAAGATCAGCCAAGCGTCCCGTGGCGTCAAGCGGGACATCCCCTTGTCCACGAGGTGTGTGTACCACATAAGCGACGTGATGGACTACCCAACCGGAAGGCTTTACATCGAGCGCTTCTTCGGCAAGGAGGCCAAGAAGGAT ATTCTTCAGCTCGTAAGGGAACTGAAAGAAGCATTTGGGAAAAGCATCAAGCAAACGCGCTGGATGGACAAGTCAACGAAAAAACATGCGCTTAAAAAA TTGGACAACATGGTCACGCATGTCGGATACGATGACGCTCTCCTCAACGACACTTACCTGAACGACATGTTCAAAGAG gtcaTTGACGCCGAACCCGGCCAACCTTTCATTCTCAATTATATCTCATTTCGGAGGCAGTGGTCCAGGATAAACCTACGTGCACTGCACGAGCCTTACAGCAGGAAGGATGA TTGGTCGTCTGGCCCTGCTGTTGTGAACGCATACTATTATCCACGGGCGAATGGTATAA CTTTTCCTGCCGGGATTCTGCAGCCTCCAGTGTTCGAGTACGGCTTGCCGAT GTACATGAACATGGGCGCAATCGGAGCGGTCATCGGGCACGAGGTCACACACGCGTTTGACAACACTG GAAGCCAGTTTGATAGCATCGGTAACATGATGAACTGGTGGACGAACAGCACCAAGGAGAAGTTTGTAAAGAAGATGACCTGCTTCAAGGAGCAGTACGGCAACATCACGGATGAAAGACTCAAAGTGAAG cTTGCTGGCAAGCGAACCCAAGGAGAAAACACAGCAGACAATGGCGGTATTCATCAGGCGTACAGA GCCTACCGCTTCTGGGCGAAGAAGCACAAGAACAAGCTGCAGTCCTTACCGGGTCTCCAGAACTACACTGCCGACCAGCTGTTCTTCATCTCGGTGGCACTG ACATGGTGCACCAACCCCCGCCCAAAGCGCCTGAAGGCACAGATGGACTCGGACGTTCACGCACCGTCAAGATACAG